Part of the Brassica oleracea var. oleracea cultivar TO1000 chromosome C8, BOL, whole genome shotgun sequence genome is shown below.
TATTTGTAATTGTCTACACATATGTTTGGTTTTGTAAACAGTTTCCATGATTACACATTCAAACTAATAAATATTGGAAAAAGATCATTACCATAATTTATTGTCAATCCACATTTCTGATTTGTAATTGTTTCTCTAATTATATGAATAGAGAGAGGGATAGCCATGTTCCAATGAGGACTCAATTGTCATCAACTTAAATTTAGTGGGTCATTTCGTAATTACGAATAATTTCAAAAAGTATAAAAACGCGACACCTTGCATGATCGATCCATTTTATACGAGAGGATCAAACATCAGCATCGAAAGATCGAATCTGTCTACAATGGAGAAAGGAGTTCTGTTAGAACTAACTAGAGGGTCGACTAATTGGGCCAGAGTGGTGGAAGAGATCGTGAAGCTGGAGAAGAAAACGTTCCCTAAACACGAATCTCTCGCTCAAACATTCGACGGAGAGCTCCGCAAGAGAAACGCCGGTTTGCTATACGTGGCAGCCGACGGAGAGACTTTGGGCTATGTCATGTATTCTTGGCCATCTTCCCTTTCCGCTTCCATCACCAAGCTCGCAGGTATTACATACACGTCCACCAACTGTTCGATGAAATTACGCAATGATGAACTCGTGGATTACAAAAAACTACAACTTATTGTGAAATCTTGTTTAAAATGTTTGATAAATTAACTTTTAGAATATATTATATTGTTAAGAAGACAAGAACACATACTTATCAGACAAGCTAAGAGCTATTACAATCAGAAAGAATGTATTTCAAGAGTACTTTTCAGTGTGTGTTTTTTTGTTGGAGTATGCAGTGAAGGAGAGTTGCAGAAGACAAGGCCATGGAGAAGCATTGTTAAGAGCAGCTATTGACAAGTGCAGAAGCAGAAAGGTACAACGGGTCTCACTTCATGTCGACCCCACGAGGATTGCTGCTGTGAATCTGTACAAAAAACATGGGTTCCAAGTAGATTGTCTGGTGAAAAGCTACTACTCGGCAGATAGGGATGCTTACAGAATGTACCTTGATTTTGATGACTCTGTTTAGCCAGAAAGATTTATTGGGGATTATCAAAGCGAAGCATTGTTTGGATAGTGAATCAATTGTCTTGTACACACTCATTAATTACTCTCCAAATGAATATACTAAAAGGGGTTATTGGTAGAAGAATTTTAGAGGAGTTAGTAAAATTTATAGATTCCATTGTTATTGATTTAAGAATTTTTAAAATCTTAGTAAAATATATTATTATTGGGGTGATGATTTTTAAATTCCATTCAAAATCCTTCATTATTAGAAAAGTTTATATATCATTGATTTAACAATTATATTAAATCTATTGTTTTTTTGAATGAATGTTAAATTTTATTCAATCAAAAACCATTTTGTGTTACATTTACAATGCTTCATATGTAAGAAAAAAAGATTTTTTATACATTTTATAATCTTTATTCTTCTATAAACTTGAAACTGGTCTTGTTGAAAGCTAGAATCTAAGTCCATCCTCCAACTGTGTGTGTCTCATTCTCTGAACTGATGCAAATCTGTTTCTGATATTTCTCTCCATGATTCTGATAAGAGTCGTTGTAGTCAAAGGCTTCTCACCATGCCTTCTTCCATTTCTCTCCATCGATAATCCATGAATAATTGTTTGGAAAATATACCTCAGTGTGAATTGCTTTGTACTGTTCTGATATGTGGAGATCAAATCCACTATCTCCCTCTAACTTCTCGTAAAATCACTTCCCATTACTCCTCTTGTAAGATTCTCCCACACTGCTGCTGAGAATCTGCATTCAAAAAACAGATGGTTCCTGGTTTCCAATGGTTCATCACATAATGAGCAACCAGTGTCGACAGGTCCTCCCCACTTCATCATTCTATCTCCTGTAAATAGTCTACTGTAGATAGTCTATTGTGTATAGCTATCCATGTGAGAAATGCAAATCTTGGAGTAGCATACCTGAACCAAACCCCTTTACTGCAAGTACATTTAGTTCCTCGTGATATTAAAATCTATTGTTATTGGGATGTAAGTTTTCTTTAATTTTACTTATGATATTCAACTTTGAAAATACCATGTATATCCATAAGATTTTCAAAATCTATGTAATAAAAACACTCACATGCAAACACACAACAAAATAACTAGTAAACTATATGAAAACTGATAGAACATAAAATATTAATCCAACAAAAAGAGCATATATTTTAATAATAATTAATCAAAGTTACGAAACTATACGAGAAGTGTTGACAAAACCACATATGTCATTAACATGTGTTCTATTATGAAACAAAAAGGTATGTGGAAGTATTGAAAACTCATAAATCTTGGAAATCTTATGAGAATTTTGAGAACAAAATAGTTCAAATTTTCATGAACAAAATCATTGAAGAAGTTTTAATCCATCATTAGTAGCATATATTATTGTTATTCTCTTTTCCTTTGTCCTACACCACCATTAATTTCTTACTTTATAAAAATAATGACAATCAATAAAATTCTATACAACTCAATAGCAGTTAATGAAAATCTATATACGAATATTTGATAAATCTTCTTAACTTTTAAAATTTTCTCAACTTTTTGAATCATCAAATTCCACAAAAATTCTTGTACCAATAACCCCCTAAACTATTTATTTTTCTGTTTAAAATACATAATGAATTTTTTGGGCGCCGATTAAAAAATTCTTATGTAATTTACATTATGGCATGGTGAGAGTTGATGGATGGTATTGAAGTAGCTTCTCAGTAGCTTAGTTTTTATATTGTACTATTTGATTAACATCAAAAGCGGGGATAGCTCAGTTGGGAGAGCGTCAGACTGAAGATCTGAAGGTCGCGTGTTCGATCCACGCTCACCGCAATATTTTAAAAACATTTTAACATAATATAAGCGTCGTTCAAATGAGATAACCAAAGAAAAACAAATTTTTGATAGATTAATTTTTAATCATTTTTTATTACTTCAATTATTGATTTTTTCTTTAAAAAATAAAAACATGAAAATCATTATCCCACTAGATCACCGATTAACTCCGAAACAAAACAACCTCTCACAATCGCATTAAAAAAAATCTCTGCAGCACTTAACAAACTAGTGATAAAGCTAAACCGCAATATTTTTAAAACATTTTAACATAACATAAGCGTCGTTTAAATGAGATAACCAAAGAAAAACCAATTTTTGATAGATTAATTTATAATTATTATTTTTTCAATTAGTTCAATTATTGATTTTTTTAAAAAAAAGAAAAACATGAAAATCATTATCCCACTAGATCACCGATTAACTCTGAAACTCGATATCAGAAAACAACCTATCACAATCGCATTAAAAAAAATCTCTGCAGCACTTAACAAACTAGTGATAAAGCTAAACCAAAGTTACTTACTCTTCTCGATGTCTATTCAAATAAGTCTTGATTTCTAATGTAAGTCTTGAATTTGAATGAAGTGTAGTCAATAACAATATCACCATCCTCAACAAACGAAACCAAACATTTTAATGTTTCATTTGTCCGAATAAAAATAGTTGGTGTAGCACCACCAAAACTAAATTAGCTATTTGGTGGAAAATGTCAAAAGTAGAAAAATAAAAGCAAAAATAAAGGAGAATTTAGTTATTTTATAGGCATTCAAATAACTTTTCATTAAATATTGCATCAATTTCTAATGAAATATAATGAAAACTATAGATGATTTGGTATATGACATCTTCCTATACACAACATGAAAATACATGAATAAAAAACTAGTAAATAAAAAAAAGGAAGAAACTTAAAATAATCAGCAATAATCATTAATACAAATAAATATAAGCCAACCAAAAAAAATTCAACTTTCGAAAACAAATATTTGCATAATAACACTACAACTCATAAGATGAGTAGTACACGATGATAACATGACTAATAACAATTTCATAAATTGATAAACATATTGAACAATGAGTGAACATTGATCTTATTTCATGTATTTACACAATAAAAACTATGGTGGCACTTGCATTGGGTGGTTTATAGGGCTCATCAGTTCATAAAAGATGTAAATGTATATTAGGGGGCTTATTGAATTGATCATTTGAGGAAATTTCAATATATGTTAAATCCATAGGAACTTTAAAGAAATCTGGAATTTGAACCGTTTGTTAGAAGGTGATAAAAAAGTAATTGAAAATTCTGAAAGAGAATATTTTTTTAATGAAAAAAAATCTTTTTAAATTAATTGATGGATATATTACTATGCAAACAAAACAATGACCGAGTGATAATCACACCAAATTGAATCCAAGAGAAGCAAACAAACTTATTAACAGTTCAATTGAGTAAACATGCAATTCCAAATTTGTAAATCCTCACTTTCAGAATCAACTTAAAATCCAGAAGTTCTTTTCAATGATTCAATCAAACAGTTATTGGTGAAGTATTGGAGTTGACGAAGAGTTAACCGAGCTTATTCCAATTGCTAATTTAACTTTCCGATTCTTTTTTTTTGGGCAAAGCAAGTAGTTCTAAGTGTAGCCAATCATGAAAACTCGAGCTTCTAAAATTGGTAATTATTCTACTCCATGAGGAGATCAAAAATGATATTTCTATTTTCTAGGCAAGCAGATTTATTTTTTTTATTAGTAAAAGTTCAATCTGAAAAAAAGAGACTTTCAAATACCATGTATTGAAATGGTATTTCTATCTACTGATTTTCAACTATAAATTTTTTAGCAGATAAATCATAATAACTCTAGATATATTTTCAATGAAATTTTTATTTTCCAATAAGGGTGGATTTGAAAGAATTTTCATAAATCATTGATTCAATAAAGAAGGATTTAGAACAATTTTTACAAATACTAGATCCGATAAGGTGAGATTTGAAAGAAAAAAAAAATGAAATTCCTCCAAATCATCAAATCCAATAAGCCACTCTTTGATCTGGTTTTATGCGTTTTGAAAATAAAAAAGGTCCCACCGAGACTTGAACTCGGGTTACTAGATTCAGAGTCTAATGTCCTAACCGCTAGACCATGGGACCATTTGATAAACGTTACTCAATATCACTTTATAAAACAAAATGCTCGAGTATTATATGACGAGTGTCGCTGGCCCGGAAGCTCTTTTGTGGTGTTACCGTTCTGAATCATCTGCATAGCTCTTCACAAAGCTTTCTGATGGGATTACTGAGAGAGGAAGAGAAGTGCCTGGGAGGATTTGTACTATTATATCAATGCTTTTGAGGAAAATTGGACAAGCAGATTTGGCTATGAAGCTGATGCATAGCAAGACTGGGATGGGTGGTGTTAAGAGGCGTGTCAAGTTTAGAACTTTACTTCAAAGCTTTGTTACTCACTTTTAAAAGAGTTATACAGTTCAGTCTTTGGTGTGTATTTGCTTTGTCTGTAACAAAAGAAGCACAGGTTTATTCCAATTGAAGTCTTAGAAAACCGGATAATTTTAGTAAACCGGACCAAATTTAGAAAATTTTCTGTTGAAAATGTGCTGAATACAAAACGAAGAGAGCACCATTCATTTAAAATGCCTTGAATTTCTCTGGCGCGCACATGTGCCATTAGTTTTGTTATCTCTCTCTCTCTCTGACTACAAAGTAACCATTCGTTGAAACCATTTCCTCAAGCATTCTTGATTCCTGTCAAAATACAAACGACACGAAATGGCACGACAAGATGCTAATCCATTTGCTGATGAAGAAACCAATCCTTTTGCGGTAATGAGCTCTTTGTTTCTTGAATGATGCTGATCTTTCTGTGATTCTTACCTGAATGATATTGATGTTCTAATGTTTTAGGATAATACAAGTGTTCCTCGAGCAAGCAACTCCTCCTATCTCAAGCCGCTTCCACCTGAACCTCATGATCGTGGTGCTACCATCGATATCCCTTTGGATTCCGACAAGGTACACCATATCATTCAATACCTTCTCCATTTTTGCCTTTCAATGTTTGCTCAAAATCTGGTTTATGTTTGAAGGATCTTCGAGCTAAAGAGATGGAGCTTCAGGCTAAGGAGAACGAGTTGAACCGGAAAGAGCAGGTAAGTTCTAGCTTCCATGGTGATCTACAGTTTCCATGTGAATTGTATTGATTAGTAGTCTTGTTCTTGTTCTTGTCATAACGCAGGAGCTGAAAAGAAGAGAAGATGCAATAGCCAAAAGTAGACAATCTTCTACATCTTCCATTGATACTTATTAAGAGTTTTTATTGTAGCTACCCTGATACGGTTGTTTTTTTTGGCAGCTGGAGTTGTAATTGAGGAGAAGAACTGGCCAGAGTTTTTCCCTCTAATTCACCATGACATTCCTAATGAGATTCCAATACACTTACAGAAGATCCAGTACGTCGCATTCACCACGTTGTTAGGTAACGCCAAAGGCCACCCCTTAGACCTGTCCAGAGTTCAGTCAATAAACAGACTAAAACTATTGAACCAATGCAGGATTAATAGGATGTCTCTTGTGGAATATTGTGGCAGTAACTGTAGCTTGGATCAAAGGAGGAGGTTTACTTACTGTTTTTACTCAAAATGATCAGATTCATATTGATCCTTTTCACTCATCTCTGATTCTGATTGTTATCAGGTCCCACTATATGGCTTATGTCAATCATCTACTTCATTGCTGGGGTCCCTGGGGCTTACGTCTTGTGGTATCGTCCTCTTTACCGAGCTTCCAGGTAAAATCACCTCTATAAGTACACGCTGGAACTTGCTGAGGAACAAGGGGAAAAGATCTCTTAGATATTTAAATGAGTTAATATTAATACAATAAGTACACTTACCTATTGCAGAACTGATAGTGCCCTGAAGTTTGGAACTTTCTTCTTGTTTTACGTGGTAAGATGATTCGTATCCACCATTGGTAGGTAGGTTTCCTCTGCATCAGATTACTTTCGACGTTTAACACTGTCTTGCACTATACAGTTTCACATTGCATTCTGCGGCTTTGCTGCAGTTGCTCCACCAGTCATCTTTCAAGGAAAATCTCTCACGTAAGAGTTTTCTTCTTATATGAAAAGCATCTGTTACAACCTCCATTACATTCTTTACTCAATTGTCTTACAACCTCTCTGAGGGAGTCCAATCTGATTCCATGTATTGTTTGGTTTGGTGGACAGAGGTTTCTTGCCAGCACTTGAGCTTCTAACTACTAATGCTGCGGTCGGAGTAAGTATTTTACTTATGTTCATTTACAAGTGCTTAACTTCTGCTTACCTTACCAATATGTTTCCTCCCTCATAGATATTGTATTTCATTGGGGCGGGGTTCTTCTGCATCGAAACACTTCTCAATATCTGGGTGATTCAGCAAGTATATGCGTACTTCCGAGGGAGCGGCAAAGCTGCACAGATGAAACGCGAAGCTGCAACGTCGACCTTGATGCGTGCGCTATGAAAGGCAAACACTCTTCACTTGAGAATGTATCAACGGTGGCTTGAGGTCTACGCTGCCAATTTTTTTTTTTTTTGGTTGGAATTACTTTGTAAAGACTAAATCAAGTAGTAGTACATGGGGAAACCTCAAGCCGAAACTGTGTTGTTCCATTGTCTAATGAGAGTCAATCCAGCTCTGTGCAATAGTTTTTGCTACTCCTCTTCTCACCATTAACCTACGAACGAACACCTCAATAACTTCCTCGTGCTGTCCTTTCTGACATTATCCTCCAAGTAAGGCAGACCAAGATACGGTGTTCTTCTTAGACATCCCATTGAACACTTGCCTAACTTCCCCCCGATCAGCATTTACCATACATATCCAAAAGACTACTCTCCACAACAATCACCAGTTTTGTGAAGCTGTTACTATATAATACTTTTAAAGTGGTGTGGAAATACGTAGTATACCCGAAAAGTGTTAAAGAACTTCTGGGAAAACAAATCAGACCTTTTTGTCCGAAAATATTGGGCTTCTCTAGGCCGAATATGTTAATGAAGTGGCATTTATATTGGGTTCAAAGTAGAAGCCCAATTAGTAACTGATAATCAAAAAAATAAAAGATAATCGCCGTTGCCGGGGATCGAACCCGGGTCACCCGCGTGACAGGCGGGAATACTCACCACTATACTACAACGACTTTGTTGTTAGCAGCATTACAAAACCTTTATTTAAACGTTAATAAAGTCAAACGTTGTTAATGGCGTTTCTTAACGCACACCCAGAAAGAAAAAGGGTCACTATTTTGGGCCTAATTTGAGCTATAAAACCAAATTCCTTATATCTGACAGACAATGGAACAGATTAGATAAGCGGATTTGATTAAACCGCGCTTATAAAGCGTTTCTGGTCTGGTTACATAAATGGATTAGTTGACTTGGACACTGGTTTTGAAATTAAAACAAGGGACTGTTATTTAACAGTGGAACCGGTCAGCATCAGTGGACGACGACTACGACTTTCTTATCATCATCATTAAAGATCTCTCTCTATCCATCTTCTTCTTCAACATCGAAAAATGGCTTCTCACTCTTTGACTCTCCCCTCTTCTTCTCCTACATTTGCTCCCTTCTCCTCTCATCAAATTCTCCCACCCAGTCTCTCTACCGTCCGTTTCTCCCGACCAATCAATACCAAACCCAATCATCACTCCCTCCGATGTTCCGTCTCGATCGAGAAAGAAGTCCCCGAAACGGAACGACCCTTCACGTTCCTCAGAGACTCCGACGACGACTCCACTCACTCTTCTTCAACTTCAGTCAGGGCTCGTTTCGAAGCCATGATTAGAGGTGCTCAGGACAGCGTCTGCGAGGCCATCGAAGCTGTCGAATCCGGCCCGATGTTCAAAGAAGACGTCTGGTCTCGGCCCGGCGGAGGCGGCGGGATAAGCCGCGTGTTGCAGGACGGGAATGTGTTCGAGAAAGCTGGGGTTAATGTCTCTGTTGTGTATGGTGTTATGCCTCCTGAAGCTTATAGAGCTGCTAAAGGCTCTGCTTCTTCTGATCAGAAACCTGGTCCTGTTCCCTTCTTCGCCGCCGGTGTCAGCTCGGTAACACCATCTCCCTCTCTCTCTAGATTACAGGAAGGTCAAGTCTTTATGTGATTCTTGTTTGTAGGTCTTGCATCCCAAGAACCCTTTTGCTCCAACTCTGCATTTCAACTATCGATACTTCGAGACTGATGCTCCAAAGGGTAAACGTTAAAGTGTAAAAGTTACAGTCTTTTTTTTTTTGGATAGTAGTATTGATTTTTTGTCAATGTGCAGATGTTCCTGGAGCTCCGAGGCAGTGGTGGTTTGGTGGTGGAACTGACTTCACGCCAGCTTACATCTTCGAAGACGATGTCAAGCATTTCCACACGGTTTGAGACCTTTATTCCTATCTTGAGCTTTGTGATTTGATGGAGTTTTTGCTCTTATTATTATAAAGCTTTAATCTTTCTTTGTTGTTAGATTCAAAAGCAAGCGTGTGACAAGTTCGACCCTTCCTTCTATCCCCGGTTCAAGAAGTGGTGCGATGACTACTTTTACATCAAGGTAATGTCTAGGAACAGCTCAGAGACTAAGCGTCTTTTTTTACAAGCATGTTGTATTGTGTTAAGGACGCTTTGATCTTTTGCTTGCAGCACCGTGATGAGAGACGAGGACTTGGAGGGATATTTTTTGATGATCTTAATGACTATGATCAGGAAATGCTTCTGAAATTCTCCACTGGTAAATGGACTATGAACAATAACATTCTAATCGGCTTAGTGTTCCTGGTAGACTAATTTTAACTTGATTTGGGATTTTTCACAGAATGTGCGAACTCGGTTGTACCGGCTTATATACCTATAGTAGAGAAAAGAAAAGACATGGAATTTACAGAGCAGCACAAGGCATGGCAACAGCTGCGAAGAGGAAGATATGTTGAATTCAACTTGGTACTATAAAGCTTTATGAGCCTTGTATTTTGTGATGAACCGTGTACTTGTCCAATGTGTGTTGGCATTGATTTGAAAAGGTATATGATCGTGGAACGACGTTCGGTCTGAAGACAGGAGGGAGAATAGAGAGTATTCTTGTCTCTCTTCCGCTGTCAGCAAGATGGGAATATGACCATGTAAGTTCGTTTCTCATTTGTGAAAGAAAGACACTAAGTCCTAACTCATTCGGATATTGCAAATTTAGTAACGGTGTTTTGTGGGTGTAGAAACCGGAAGAGGGGACAGAGGAGTGGAAGCTATTGGATGCTTGTATCAACCCCAAGGAGTGGATATAGCATGTGATGAGGCGAGTGAGTTTGTTTTCATTGTTTGAGTTTTGAGCAGCTTTAGAGAGATTATTAGAGTACTGAAGAGATGTGGATAAAGGGAGAGTTTGTAAGGGGTATGTGCATGTGAACAAGCGTTTGAAACGCTGTTATTATGTTTTATAGAATCCAAGCTTAAGACAACCATGGTTAAAGATATAACGACTGATTAAGAGCCCATGATTCTAAACACTTGCTGCAAGCTTCACATCTTCCACTGCTTCTACAAGGTCGAGAAAGATGGTAGATGTGAAGCTTGTGGCAATTGTTTAGTATCTGGTCTTGTAAAACATAAATATCGATCAATACAGTAAAATCTATAAATAGTGAAAATTTTAAACACCGCTAAACGTCATAGATTAGTTACAATTAACATTCCTTTATTGTTTTTGTTCCTATTCTTCATACTATAAGCATGGAAAGTTGAATCCTGTTTGCCATATTCTACAAACTTGTTGAAGAGAGAGATAAGATTCAGTTTTCTTAATTTTTCTTTGTTGTTTTTGTTCCAGTATACGCTTTAATCTCGCTCAACTTAGCTTAGCTTATAGTAAGCTTGGATCTTCCCTGAGATAACTCAGCTCAACTCATTTCTTATATGAACTATATGTAAATTCGAACTTATATCATCTAGATCACGAATTAAATGAGCTAACTCGCGATCAAATATAAAAAATAAAAATTATAAATAAATATAGAATAAAATAATTTTTATAATGTAATTCAAACTTAAATATTAAAAATCTAAAACACATTGAATAAAACCAAACCTAATAGATGTAAAAAAAAAAAAACCAAACCTAATATTAAATTAAATAAAAACTAAATTAGTGATCCAAAAATCTATTCCACATAAGAGTCTTAAGATGATTCATTCAAAGTTTTCATTTATTCAACATATATATATTTTTTGCATGAGAATATTAAAAATATTTGTATTACCTTTTAATTCTAAAAATATATGATATGAGGATTGATATTCTTTTACACTTTAAATCTATTTAAAACTTTTTGGTTTACATTTTAATTTATAAGATAAATATAATTAATATGGAAACTGTCTTTTATTACATAAGAAAAATAGAAGTCATATATATGTATATATATGTGCGTGATTAATATGTATAGTATAAAAAGACCAAGCTCATGAGTTAGTTCGTATTAGTTAAAAATCGTTCATATAATTCGTGATCTAGTTCAATTTGATCATTAATCTGGTTTATTAAATGAGTCTAAAAAAATAAAGCTCATATTCATAAAAAATCGAGATGAGCCAAGGAGCTATAATTTATTTTGACACCCGTCTTCTTTATACTAATGAGCATGTAAAGTGGTGGCAAAGAGTTTATCGACCGTTGCACAAAGATCCTTTTGCGTGTTAACGCTCGCTACGGCCCACATGGCCTCGTGGAACCCATAAGATCATTTTCGTCTCTATCAACTAACATAATCTCAAGAC
Proteins encoded:
- the LOC106310697 gene encoding N-terminal acetyltransferase A complex catalytic subunit ARD1; translated protein: MEKGVLLELTRGSTNWARVVEEIVKLEKKTFPKHESLAQTFDGELRKRNAGLLYVAADGETLGYVMYSWPSSLSASITKLAVKESCRRQGHGEALLRAAIDKCRSRKVQRVSLHVDPTRIAAVNLYKKHGFQVDCLVKSYYSADRDAYRMYLDFDDSV
- the LOC106310823 gene encoding secretory carrier-associated membrane protein 2, translated to MARQDANPFADEETNPFADNTSVPRASNSSYLKPLPPEPHDRGATIDIPLDSDKDLRAKEMELQAKENELNRKEQELKRREDAIAKTGVVIEEKNWPEFFPLIHHDIPNEIPIHLQKIQYVAFTTLLGLIGCLLWNIVAVTVAWIKGGGPTIWLMSIIYFIAGVPGAYVLWYRPLYRASRTDSALKFGTFFLFYVFHIAFCGFAAVAPPVIFQGKSLTGFLPALELLTTNAAVGILYFIGAGFFCIETLLNIWVIQQVYAYFRGSGKAAQMKREAATSTLMRAL
- the LOC106307936 gene encoding coproporphyrinogen-III oxidase 1, chloroplastic-like — protein: MASHSLTLPSSSPTFAPFSSHQILPPSLSTVRFSRPINTKPNHHSLRCSVSIEKEVPETERPFTFLRDSDDDSTHSSSTSVRARFEAMIRGAQDSVCEAIEAVESGPMFKEDVWSRPGGGGGISRVLQDGNVFEKAGVNVSVVYGVMPPEAYRAAKGSASSDQKPGPVPFFAAGVSSVLHPKNPFAPTLHFNYRYFETDAPKDVPGAPRQWWFGGGTDFTPAYIFEDDVKHFHTIQKQACDKFDPSFYPRFKKWCDDYFYIKHRDERRGLGGIFFDDLNDYDQEMLLKFSTECANSVVPAYIPIVEKRKDMEFTEQHKAWQQLRRGRYVEFNLVYDRGTTFGLKTGGRIESILVSLPLSARWEYDHKPEEGTEEWKLLDACINPKEWI